The Stenotrophomonas maltophilia sequence GCCGCTCATCGATGCATTCCCTGCTGGTGCTGCTGGATCAACAGCGCCGCGCGCAGCACATGCTTGCCCACCAGGCTCTTGGAAATACCCAGCCGGGCGGCGATTTCGCGCTCACTCAGGCCCAGGTAGCGGTTGAGCACGAAGCACTCGCGCACCTGGGCCGGCAGCGCGAGGATGGTCTGGGTGATCTCGCGCAGCTGCGCCTGGTCCAGCGCCTGCGCCTCGCCATCGCGACTGGCCTCGGCCATGTCGAGGGCGTACTCGGCCATCGCACGCCGCTCGCGGGCGTCGGACTGGCTGCGGTTGAGCGCGTGGTGGTAAGCCATCCGGTACAGATAGCCGCGCGGCTCCAGGATGGGCGGATCGCCGGGCACGCTGCTGGCCTTCAGGTACAGGTTCTGCAGGGTGTCCTCGGTACTGGCCGGGTCGAGATAGCGCGCGATGAAGCGAGACAACGCACGGCGCTCGCGGATCAGCAGCTCGACCAGCGCCAGGGCATTGGGAGACATAGGTGCCAAGGCCGGACCGGGGAATGATGGGCGTGATGGCGACGGTCCGAGCCGGAATTGTAGGCGTCCGGCCGCGATACCGCACCCCCGTTCAGCGACGTCGCCA is a genomic window containing:
- a CDS encoding RNA polymerase sigma factor, translated to MSPNALALVELLIRERRALSRFIARYLDPASTEDTLQNLYLKASSVPGDPPILEPRGYLYRMAYHHALNRSQSDARERRAMAEYALDMAEASRDGEAQALDQAQLREITQTILALPAQVRECFVLNRYLGLSEREIAARLGISKSLVGKHVLRAALLIQQHQQGMHR